From a region of the Fusobacterium sp. FSA-380-WT-3A genome:
- a CDS encoding DUF2628 domain-containing protein: protein MEEKLYRNLDILEAYIGTPDKFQWYEKAFDKYDVNGIEKIAWNWSWYAFFSTPIYLLYRKCYIEGIILWSLQLFTNLFVGGVGFILSIILAGIAPMFVFKRYKRIVKQIQEAEDNPNLRIEMARDLGGVNKTARNLGILFQIILLFTLFLSLIFYFGTMASVVNYYY from the coding sequence ATGGAAGAAAAATTATATAGAAATTTAGATATCTTAGAAGCTTATATTGGTACTCCTGATAAATTTCAATGGTATGAAAAAGCTTTTGATAAATATGATGTTAATGGTATAGAAAAAATAGCTTGGAACTGGTCTTGGTACGCTTTTTTCTCTACTCCTATTTATCTGCTTTATAGGAAATGTTATATAGAGGGAATTATTCTTTGGAGTCTCCAACTTTTTACAAATTTATTTGTAGGAGGTGTGGGATTTATTCTTTCAATAATTTTAGCAGGAATAGCTCCTATGTTTGTTTTTAAAAGATATAAAAGAATTGTAAAACAAATTCAAGAAGCAGAGGATAATCCTAATTTAAGAATTGAAATGGCTAGAGATTTAGGAGGAGTTAATAAAACTGCAAGAAATTTAGGAATTCTTTTTCAAATAATCTTACTATTTACTTTATTTCTTTCTTTAATATTTTATTTTGGAACTATGGCTTCTGTAGTTAATTACTATTATTAA
- the htpG gene encoding molecular chaperone HtpG — translation MRKQTENFQAETKELLNLMIHSIYTNKEIFLRELISNASDAIDKLKFKSLTDTELLKDSKDFKIEIKIDKEKNQLIIEDTGIGMTFEEVNENIGTIAKSGSKAFIEKFKEAKENEQLDIIGQFGVGFYSAFMVSSDITLYTKSPYSDVTIKWASKGDGTYEIEEIENLEDLKRGTRIILTINEESKEFLEDYKIRTIVKKHSNSIKYPIYFGEDKLNDETPLWKKDKKDITEEQYNEFYKNTFYDHEDPLLHLHLKVQGSLEYTALIYIPKRTPMDFYTRDYKRGLQLYTKNVFIMENAESLIPEYFSFMKGIVDTDNLSLNISREILQQDNELIKISKNIEKKIETELKKLIKDDREKYITLWEAFGRTIKFGVQDMFGINKEKLQDLLIFKSSFENKYITLKEYVERMKEDQKEIYYVTGENEEFLKVLPKVKVFKDKGFEVLYLIDRIDEFTLKTLMNYDGKQFKSINDSDLSNLEDEKEKETRENLEKENKPLLEKIKNLLGEKIEEVRLNNNLGSGAVGLASKGEISLEMEKTLSEIPGNENIKAQKILEFNPAHPLFEKIKNTTDENQLKDLLYVLYNQSLLVEGLQIENPVEFAEKLNNLIAR, via the coding sequence ATGAGAAAACAAACAGAAAATTTCCAAGCAGAAACAAAAGAATTATTAAATCTTATGATACATTCAATATATACAAATAAAGAAATCTTTTTAAGAGAATTAATATCAAATGCAAGTGATGCTATAGATAAATTAAAATTTAAATCTTTAACAGATACAGAACTTTTAAAAGATTCTAAAGATTTTAAAATAGAGATAAAAATTGATAAAGAAAAAAACCAATTAATTATAGAGGATACTGGTATAGGAATGACTTTTGAAGAAGTCAATGAAAATATCGGTACAATAGCAAAATCAGGTTCAAAAGCTTTTATAGAAAAATTTAAGGAAGCAAAAGAAAATGAACAGTTAGATATAATTGGACAATTTGGAGTTGGATTCTATTCAGCATTTATGGTGTCTAGTGATATAACATTATATACAAAATCTCCTTATAGTGATGTAACTATTAAATGGGCATCTAAAGGTGATGGAACTTATGAAATAGAAGAGATAGAAAACTTAGAAGATTTAAAAAGAGGAACTAGAATTATTTTAACTATTAATGAAGAATCAAAAGAATTTTTAGAAGATTATAAAATAAGAACAATAGTTAAAAAACATTCAAATTCTATAAAATATCCAATATATTTTGGTGAAGATAAACTAAATGATGAAACACCTCTATGGAAAAAAGATAAAAAAGATATTACAGAAGAACAATATAATGAATTTTATAAAAATACTTTCTATGACCATGAAGACCCATTATTACATTTACATTTAAAAGTACAAGGGTCATTAGAATATACAGCACTTATTTATATTCCAAAAAGAACTCCTATGGATTTCTATACAAGAGATTATAAAAGAGGGTTACAATTATATACAAAAAATGTATTTATAATGGAAAATGCTGAAAGCCTAATTCCAGAATATTTTAGTTTTATGAAAGGAATAGTTGATACAGATAATCTTTCTTTAAATATTTCAAGAGAGATATTACAACAAGATAATGAACTTATAAAAATTTCTAAAAATATAGAGAAAAAAATAGAAACTGAATTGAAAAAATTAATAAAAGATGATAGAGAAAAATATATAACTTTATGGGAAGCTTTTGGACGCACAATAAAATTTGGTGTACAAGATATGTTTGGAATAAATAAAGAAAAATTACAAGATTTATTAATTTTTAAATCATCTTTTGAAAATAAATATATAACATTAAAAGAATATGTTGAAAGAATGAAAGAAGACCAAAAAGAAATCTATTATGTAACAGGAGAAAATGAAGAGTTCTTAAAAGTTTTACCAAAAGTAAAAGTGTTTAAAGATAAAGGATTTGAAGTATTATACTTAATAGATAGAATAGATGAGTTCACTTTAAAAACTCTTATGAATTATGATGGAAAACAATTTAAATCTATAAACGATTCTGATTTATCTAATTTAGAAGATGAAAAAGAAAAAGAAACAAGAGAAAATTTAGAAAAAGAAAATAAGCCTTTATTAGAAAAAATTAAAAATTTATTAGGTGAAAAAATAGAAGAGGTAAGACTTAATAATAATTTAGGAAGTGGAGCTGTTGGACTTGCTTCAAAAGGTGAAATTTCTCTTGAGATGGAAAAAACATTATCAGAAATTCCAGGAAACGAAAATATAAAGGCTCAAAAAATATTAGAATTTAATCCAGCACATCCATTGTTTGAAAAAATAAAAAATACTACTGATGAAAATCAATTAAAAGATTTATTATATGTATTATATAACCAATCTTTATTAGTAGAAGGATTACAAATAGAAAATCCAGTAGAATTTGCTGAAAAATTAAATAATTTAATAGCTAGATAA